Proteins encoded in a region of the Mucispirillum schaedleri ASF457 genome:
- a CDS encoding nitroreductase family protein produces the protein MKNINESTIFSRRSIRSFIKEKKVEQEKIDILLRAAMQAPSACNKQPWEFLVLDDEEIIDSIAPIDRHYVLASLAPLVIIVLGNEKTTYRSENGLAWYPQDLSASIQNILLQAAELGLGSVWIGTYPDEKRIQGLKKHFNMPENITPFAVIAIGYSKDKHKFIDRFDSSKIHYNKY, from the coding sequence ATGAAAAATATTAATGAAAGCACTATTTTTTCCCGCCGCTCTATCCGCTCATTTATTAAAGAAAAAAAAGTTGAGCAGGAAAAAATAGATATACTTCTTCGTGCTGCTATGCAGGCACCATCAGCATGTAATAAACAGCCTTGGGAATTTTTAGTTCTTGATGATGAAGAAATAATAGACAGCATTGCCCCAATTGATAGACACTATGTGCTTGCATCACTTGCTCCACTTGTAATAATTGTTTTAGGCAATGAAAAAACAACTTACAGGAGCGAAAATGGACTTGCATGGTATCCGCAGGATTTATCTGCATCTATTCAAAATATATTATTACAGGCAGCAGAACTTGGGCTTGGTTCTGTCTGGATAGGGACATATCCAGATGAAAAACGCATTCAGGGTTTAAAAAAACATTTTAATATGCCAGAAAATATTACTCCATTTGCAGTAATTGCAATAGGCTATTCTAAAGATAAGCATAAATTTATTGACAGATTTGACAGCTCAAAAATTCATTATAATAAATATTAA